The Anabaena sp. WA102 genome contains a region encoding:
- the grxD gene encoding Grx4 family monothiol glutaredoxin, whose translation MTPELKERIDTLVEENKIMVFMKGNKLMPQCGFSNNVVQILNTLGVPFETIDVLADQEIRQGIKEYSNWPTIPQVYINGKFVGGSDILIEMYNKGELQEVVEVALAS comes from the coding sequence ATGACCCCAGAACTTAAAGAAAGAATTGATACTTTGGTAGAAGAAAACAAAATTATGGTTTTCATGAAGGGCAACAAATTAATGCCCCAATGTGGTTTCTCTAATAACGTTGTCCAAATTCTCAATACATTAGGAGTTCCCTTTGAAACCATTGACGTACTTGCAGATCAAGAAATTCGTCAAGGCATCAAAGAATATTCCAACTGGCCAACAATTCCTCAAGTATACATCAATGGTAAATTCGTTGGCGGTTCTGATATTTTGATTGAAATGTACAACAAAGGTGAATTACAGGAAGTGGTAGAAGTAGCACTAGCTTCTTAA
- a CDS encoding LeuA family protein, with product MLQILDSTLREGEQTPGVYFSPDKKMIIAQFLDQIGVDIIEVGNPAVDREIALAITRISQAGLKAKIGAHSLCKIDHVQKALDCGIDFLGIFFSVSKKRLEQDYNIDLDVAIEKIIEVVTFAKEQKHDLLIRYTAEDTVRSPIENVIAAASAAVKAGVNIISIADTTGYSTPFHPQRSMYFYVKTLKEELGNRGLYPQIEVHCHNDKGLALANALDAYRGGADIIDVATMGLGERAGIVDLAELLINLIDMGEKEKKWQLNYLEELYKFVSQHSHIPIPPHQAITGKNAFTHYAGVHVKAVAKNEELYQSLNPQLLGKQSSFALGMQSGYTAVQMALKQIGQGELAENKDLVDKILQEIKVIAKRGTPIDIEAELPKIIEQFSVATHPFGNDICNLSV from the coding sequence ATGTTGCAAATTCTTGACTCTACTTTAAGAGAAGGAGAACAAACTCCAGGAGTTTATTTTTCTCCAGACAAAAAAATGATAATTGCCCAATTTTTAGATCAGATAGGAGTTGATATTATTGAAGTGGGTAATCCCGCAGTAGATCGAGAAATAGCTTTAGCTATCACGCGCATTTCTCAAGCAGGACTTAAGGCGAAAATAGGCGCTCATTCCCTTTGTAAAATAGATCATGTGCAAAAAGCTTTAGATTGTGGTATTGATTTTTTAGGGATATTTTTTAGTGTTTCTAAAAAGCGATTAGAACAAGATTATAATATTGATTTAGATGTAGCAATTGAAAAGATTATTGAAGTAGTTACTTTTGCCAAAGAACAGAAGCATGACTTATTAATTAGATATACAGCAGAAGATACAGTGCGATCGCCTATAGAAAATGTCATTGCCGCAGCCAGTGCCGCAGTCAAAGCAGGAGTGAATATCATTAGTATAGCAGATACAACTGGCTACTCCACACCTTTCCATCCCCAGCGTAGTATGTATTTTTATGTCAAAACCCTAAAAGAAGAATTAGGAAATCGTGGTTTATATCCACAGATAGAGGTGCATTGTCATAATGATAAAGGTTTAGCTTTAGCCAATGCCTTAGATGCCTATAGAGGAGGCGCAGACATTATTGATGTAGCCACAATGGGATTAGGAGAAAGAGCAGGAATTGTTGATTTAGCTGAACTATTAATCAATTTAATAGATATGGGTGAAAAAGAAAAAAAATGGCAACTTAACTATCTAGAAGAGTTATATAAATTCGTGAGTCAGCACTCTCATATTCCCATTCCTCCCCATCAAGCTATCACCGGAAAAAATGCCTTTACCCACTATGCTGGAGTTCATGTTAAAGCTGTAGCCAAAAATGAGGAACTTTATCAAAGTTTAAATCCGCAACTTCTCGGCAAACAAAGTAGTTTTGCATTAGGAATGCAATCAGGATATACTGCTGTGCAAATGGCACTGAAGCAAATTGGTCAAGGAGAACTAGCTGAAAATAAAGACCTTGTAGATAAAATTCTCCAAGAGATTAAAGTAATTGCCAAAAGAGGAACTCCCATTGATATCGAAGCAGAACTACCGAAAATTATAGAACAATTTAGTGTAGCAACACATCCATTCGGGAACGATATTTGTAATTTATCTGTTTGA
- a CDS encoding MFS transporter, which yields MLKTQEPEFNCLKTEIKPSAKWWTILSVSIGVFIFSLDVYIVNLALPIMLESLHTTFANSQWVVLSYLLAISIFVLSASKLGDIWSKKKLYIIGMIVFTISSLLCGLAPNIGFLIAFRAIQGVGAAFISGLGTAMIVEAFPVEERGLGLGIRAGVFGLGMMLGPTIGGLLVSIGDWPLIFFINVPIGIIGILIMAYFVPPSIVNGEKQQFDIIGTIVITFILTCFILAITLLEEQNHDLNIILALLFLSMISLAFLIFIEMRTVTPILDWKIFRSLDLSLGLGLRFIGNFVIAGSIFILPFFFKLVKQYPTNKAGFLLAIPPIIIVLTAPMAGTLSDKFGSRIISITGLLLMAIGCFLISTFNAELTIINYIIAIIPYGLGIGMFQSPNNSAIMGAAPQDSLGIASGLLSLSRILGQTISVPLVGAIFSFVTLNNTQLNTNINITNAPVASLVLGTQITFRFITILLVISTIFAIYLWWIKQKRVSMEKLISDISR from the coding sequence ATGTTAAAAACTCAAGAACCTGAATTTAATTGTCTCAAAACTGAAATCAAACCATCTGCAAAATGGTGGACTATACTGAGCGTTAGTATTGGTGTATTTATCTTTTCCTTAGATGTTTATATAGTTAATCTAGCTCTACCAATAATGCTGGAATCACTACATACGACCTTTGCAAATAGTCAATGGGTAGTATTGAGTTACCTGTTAGCAATATCTATTTTTGTTTTGAGTGCTTCTAAATTAGGCGATATATGGAGTAAAAAGAAGTTGTACATTATCGGTATGATAGTGTTTACAATTAGTTCTTTGCTATGTGGACTTGCCCCAAATATAGGCTTTTTAATAGCTTTTCGTGCCATTCAAGGAGTAGGGGCTGCATTTATCTCAGGACTAGGAACAGCGATGATTGTAGAAGCTTTCCCAGTGGAAGAACGAGGGCTGGGTTTAGGTATTCGCGCTGGAGTATTTGGTTTAGGAATGATGTTGGGACCAACAATAGGAGGTTTATTAGTTAGTATCGGAGATTGGCCTTTAATTTTCTTTATTAATGTGCCAATTGGGATTATAGGGATTTTAATTATGGCTTATTTTGTCCCCCCTTCTATTGTTAATGGAGAAAAACAACAGTTTGATATCATAGGAACTATAGTTATCACATTTATATTAACTTGCTTTATATTGGCAATAACCTTATTAGAAGAACAGAATCATGACTTAAATATCATTCTAGCTTTACTATTTTTATCTATGATTAGTTTAGCTTTTCTCATCTTCATAGAAATGCGGACTGTCACCCCTATTTTAGATTGGAAAATTTTTAGATCTTTAGACTTAAGTTTAGGTTTAGGATTGCGGTTTATAGGTAACTTCGTGATTGCCGGATCAATCTTTATCCTCCCTTTCTTTTTCAAACTAGTCAAACAATATCCTACTAATAAAGCTGGTTTTCTATTAGCAATTCCACCGATTATCATTGTTTTAACCGCACCTATGGCTGGGACGCTTTCTGATAAATTTGGCTCACGGATTATTAGCATAACAGGATTATTATTAATGGCTATTGGCTGCTTTTTAATCAGCACATTTAACGCAGAATTAACGATAATCAATTATATAATTGCAATTATTCCCTATGGGTTGGGTATAGGAATGTTTCAATCTCCCAACAATAGCGCCATTATGGGAGCAGCACCACAAGATAGTTTAGGGATTGCTTCGGGTTTATTATCCTTGTCACGAATATTAGGACAAACTATAAGTGTGCCATTAGTGGGAGCTATATTTTCATTTGTGACTCTTAACAATACTCAACTAAACACAAATATTAATATCACTAATGCACCTGTTGCATCATTAGTTTTAGGTACACAAATTACTTTTCGCTTCATTACTATTCTCTTAGTTATTTCTACAATATTTGCAATTTATTTATGGTGGATTAAACAAAAGCGAGTATCAATGGAAAAACTCATTTCTGATATAAGTAGGTGA
- a CDS encoding AAA domain-containing protein, with the protein MNNKTKIEDCGYTFIGSAVDNLVRHFEGQSSLQLYPDFRERRERANELLFDLVGKQPGLFYIRRQGTGKESGEEIWELTIATDQDNFQLPKKLKQLGKTLAFKAAIRQDGHGGFKILSAYLLHELRGNIDGYALPYWLRLSPNHQHHLDIPKPLLAKIKNMPICGNHVPTEDQLKAWKAFLKVEERIAKSRQFCVSFLIANNSSNSRQIALEIKVNSATLNGSEENILGVENFWERVKKAKNQEVNFLDSVPTDKNRRHSRQLGTIEKIDQKHNLIHIRLERELIEYIAKGNYQLPNKGYLFFDAAGDIKQIERKEKALEQLRQGRTQNPYLGNFLFDASQARPIIKRIKLNSKDLLLSSANAGQKAAVEKVLSAEDLVLIQGPPGTGKTTVIAEICYQVALRGGRTLITSQANLAVDNALSRLVHNPVIRAIRKGRAEKVGEEGQPFLEDQVIGTWLQNTATDCENNLSQRHENIKILNQLLLLLPRFTDYFLAEAEINQQQNELKTEKQNLEAAYQNQQLEYHQTLVKKKEIEYLITGLENILKNSTNIDWESSEINNFLPQTKPYTENNQQVEDFRENVRQAIKCIEELGFVRPGFGAFGLAVWLQENITTHLSGFKPGLKNANDVGLAISEVAKLVYIFQQHSLSLEKLETDYQKFNNQNDLQPTIQIWENRKREIDYIIEAVVEWKSTANNNLYQVLKECQQSNLVLTENMVDLPLGLLMFAKTLKLTIVPKNYQISLPDWGVLTKAIAYEIEGNFIDRKGKKHDFSYFLQQSFSQIPIVLSKPDQIQWQTTYQKLQNYQLLNPKQRKLLVENTQVFLIRLEKTYSNSFEWNNVEATLTRITQELLDIILVHARQCVLRVKTEAEQQLQILNQQFQELPQNAISSEQISEAKSQVRKSKEAANLNLAEVIHNLQLLHKQQNIPAPLRIIAEKYLTRQANIWEQPQEFSQQVKFWENRVNEMETLISSLAPFTILATIKDSLNQEFINLQAEADIYQQEIAELQIKIADLEQKLQLQLSASLISERNWWQSIWQTIPDKLKPELSNDNLFDSDSLCSIQNKFKSWKRQLKSEENYLQKYQNFVQDWVAKLRKPSEQDSKDLRGIYLDNANVVGITCVQAANYNFSEEFQSFDVVIIDEVSKCTPPELLIPALKGKKLVMVGDHRQLPPMLDTSTVEEVAKTMGNTREELQFLEESLFKSQFETADKSIKKMLNTQYRMHPMIMGAINQFYHGKLECGILEPDTKRAHNLAGEIIQPDNHLCWVKMPRENEFQEERSGTSFLNTKEIDVIESICHQFEKVWVNKVANGEPRKEIAVITFYGAQLRKIDERLQSEFFPSLQIRTGTVDRFQGMERPVVIVSMVRNNHQGDVGFANKPERVNVAFSRAQELLVIVGCHDLFTAKPGTVGNMYSEVANTVNYHGGFIDVSCFCS; encoded by the coding sequence ATGAATAATAAAACGAAGATAGAAGATTGTGGTTATACATTCATAGGTTCAGCAGTTGATAATTTAGTTCGCCATTTTGAAGGTCAATCATCCCTACAATTATATCCTGACTTTCGAGAACGACGAGAACGTGCCAATGAATTATTATTTGATTTAGTTGGTAAACAACCAGGTTTATTTTATATTCGTCGTCAAGGAACAGGAAAAGAATCAGGAGAAGAGATTTGGGAACTAACTATAGCCACAGACCAAGATAACTTTCAACTCCCAAAAAAACTGAAACAGCTAGGAAAGACCCTAGCATTTAAAGCTGCTATTCGTCAAGATGGACATGGCGGATTTAAAATTTTATCAGCTTATTTACTACATGAATTGCGAGGAAATATTGATGGCTATGCCTTACCCTATTGGTTGCGACTAAGCCCAAATCATCAACATCATTTGGATATTCCCAAACCATTATTGGCAAAAATAAAAAATATGCCAATTTGCGGAAATCATGTCCCCACCGAAGATCAACTTAAAGCCTGGAAAGCCTTTTTAAAAGTAGAAGAACGGATTGCTAAATCACGCCAATTTTGTGTATCTTTTCTGATTGCTAACAATAGCTCAAATTCTCGACAAATCGCGTTAGAAATTAAAGTTAATTCAGCTACGCTTAACGGTTCTGAAGAGAATATTTTAGGTGTGGAGAATTTCTGGGAACGGGTCAAAAAAGCCAAAAATCAGGAAGTCAACTTTCTCGATTCCGTACCGACAGATAAAAATCGTCGCCACAGTCGTCAATTAGGAACTATTGAAAAAATTGATCAAAAACATAATCTTATTCATATTCGCCTAGAACGAGAACTAATCGAATATATAGCCAAAGGTAATTATCAACTTCCCAATAAAGGCTACTTATTTTTTGATGCTGCTGGAGACATCAAACAAATCGAACGTAAAGAAAAAGCTTTAGAACAATTAAGACAAGGACGCACTCAAAATCCCTATTTAGGTAACTTTTTATTCGACGCTTCCCAAGCCAGACCGATTATCAAAAGGATTAAACTTAACTCAAAAGACTTATTATTATCCTCCGCAAATGCTGGACAAAAAGCCGCAGTTGAAAAAGTCCTGTCCGCAGAGGACTTAGTGCTAATTCAGGGACCACCAGGTACAGGGAAAACTACCGTAATTGCGGAAATTTGCTATCAGGTAGCTTTGCGTGGAGGACGGACATTAATTACCTCTCAAGCCAATTTAGCCGTTGATAACGCCCTCAGTCGCTTAGTACATAATCCCGTTATTCGCGCTATTAGGAAGGGACGAGCCGAAAAAGTTGGTGAAGAAGGACAGCCATTTTTAGAAGATCAAGTAATTGGTACATGGCTACAAAATACCGCCACTGACTGTGAAAATAATCTCAGTCAACGTCACGAAAATATCAAAATTCTCAATCAATTATTACTGTTATTACCACGATTCACAGACTATTTTCTGGCAGAAGCAGAAATCAATCAGCAACAGAATGAACTCAAAACCGAAAAACAAAATTTAGAAGCAGCTTATCAAAATCAACAGCTTGAATATCATCAAACTTTAGTCAAGAAAAAAGAAATTGAATATTTAATTACTGGTTTAGAAAACATTCTCAAAAATTCCACAAATATAGACTGGGAATCTTCAGAAATTAACAATTTTTTACCACAAACTAAACCTTATACAGAAAATAACCAACAAGTAGAAGATTTTCGAGAAAATGTGCGTCAAGCTATCAAATGTATTGAAGAACTTGGTTTTGTCCGTCCAGGTTTTGGCGCATTTGGGTTAGCAGTTTGGTTACAGGAAAATATCACAACACATCTTTCTGGATTTAAACCAGGATTAAAAAATGCCAATGATGTAGGTTTAGCTATTTCCGAAGTAGCAAAATTAGTTTATATTTTCCAACAGCATTCTTTATCCTTGGAGAAATTAGAAACAGATTATCAAAAATTTAATAACCAAAACGATTTACAGCCAACAATCCAAATTTGGGAAAATCGCAAACGGGAAATTGATTATATTATTGAAGCTGTTGTCGAATGGAAGTCTACAGCTAACAACAACTTGTATCAAGTCTTAAAAGAATGTCAACAATCTAATTTAGTTTTAACAGAAAACATGGTAGATTTACCATTAGGTTTATTGATGTTTGCTAAGACATTAAAATTAACTATTGTTCCTAAAAACTATCAAATCAGTTTACCAGATTGGGGAGTATTAACAAAAGCCATAGCTTATGAAATAGAAGGTAATTTTATAGATAGGAAAGGTAAAAAACATGATTTTAGTTATTTTTTACAGCAAAGTTTTAGTCAAATTCCGATAGTATTATCAAAACCCGATCAAATTCAATGGCAAACAACCTATCAAAAACTCCAAAATTATCAACTCCTCAATCCTAAACAGCGAAAATTGCTAGTTGAAAATACTCAAGTCTTTTTAATTAGATTGGAAAAAACATACAGTAATTCCTTTGAATGGAACAATGTTGAAGCTACTCTTACCCGCATTACCCAAGAATTACTAGATATTATCTTAGTTCATGCCCGTCAATGTGTTTTAAGAGTTAAAACTGAAGCTGAACAACAATTACAAATTTTAAACCAGCAATTTCAAGAACTTCCGCAAAATGCAATTTCTTCAGAACAAATATCTGAAGCTAAATCTCAGGTAAGAAAAAGCAAAGAAGCTGCTAATTTAAACCTGGCAGAAGTTATTCATAACTTACAATTACTTCATAAACAGCAAAATATCCCTGCGCCATTAAGGATTATAGCAGAAAAATATCTGACTAGACAAGCAAATATTTGGGAACAACCGCAGGAATTTTCTCAGCAAGTCAAATTTTGGGAAAATCGCGTCAATGAAATGGAAACTCTGATTTCCTCATTAGCACCTTTTACCATTTTAGCAACAATTAAAGACTCTTTAAATCAGGAGTTCATAAATTTGCAAGCAGAAGCTGATATTTATCAACAAGAAATTGCAGAATTACAAATAAAAATAGCTGATTTAGAACAGAAATTACAATTACAGTTATCAGCTAGTTTAATTAGCGAACGGAATTGGTGGCAGTCAATTTGGCAAACAATCCCAGATAAACTCAAACCAGAATTATCTAATGATAATTTATTTGATTCAGACTCTTTATGCAGTATTCAAAATAAATTTAAATCATGGAAACGACAGCTAAAAAGTGAAGAAAATTATCTGCAAAAATATCAAAACTTTGTGCAAGATTGGGTTGCAAAACTTCGTAAACCTTCAGAACAAGATAGTAAAGATTTAAGGGGAATCTATTTAGATAATGCTAACGTTGTTGGTATTACTTGCGTCCAAGCGGCAAATTATAATTTCTCAGAAGAATTTCAATCTTTTGATGTTGTGATTATTGATGAAGTTAGTAAATGCACTCCTCCAGAATTGCTAATTCCGGCTTTGAAAGGTAAAAAATTAGTCATGGTAGGAGATCATCGGCAATTACCACCTATGCTTGATACTAGCACTGTGGAAGAAGTTGCGAAAACAATGGGTAATACCAGAGAAGAATTGCAATTTTTAGAAGAGTCATTATTTAAAAGTCAGTTTGAAACCGCAGATAAAAGCATTAAAAAAATGCTGAATACTCAATATCGAATGCACCCAATGATTATGGGCGCAATTAATCAATTTTATCATGGTAAATTGGAATGTGGGATTTTAGAACCTGATACAAAACGCGCTCATAATTTAGCAGGGGAAATTATTCAACCTGACAATCATTTATGTTGGGTAAAAATGCCCAGAGAAAATGAATTTCAAGAAGAACGAAGTGGAACTTCATTTTTGAATACTAAAGAAATTGATGTGATTGAAAGTATCTGTCATCAATTTGAGAAAGTTTGGGTGAATAAAGTTGCAAATGGAGAACCAAGAAAAGAAATAGCTGTAATTACATTTTATGGCGCTCAATTACGGAAAATTGATGAACGGTTGCAATCTGAATTTTTCCCTTCTTTACAAATCAGAACAGGTACAGTTGATAGATTTCAAGGTATGGAAAGACCAGTAGTAATTGTCAGTATGGTGCGGAATAATCATCAAGGAGATGTGGGATTTGCAAATAAACCAGAACGGGTAAACGTGGCTTTTTCCCGCGCTCAAGAATTATTGGTAATTGTCGGTTGTCACGATTTATTTACCGCTAAACCCGGTACAGTGGGTAATATGTATTCTGAAGTTGCCAACACTGTTAATTATCATGGAGGTTTTATTGATGTTTCCTGCTTCTGTAGTTAA
- a CDS encoding NAD(P)H-quinone oxidoreductase subunit 4, whose product MIADHFPWLTAIVLFPLVASLFIPVLPDKDGKLVRWYALGIGIADFIFMCYAFWQHYDASNANFQLVENYVWMPQLGLNWAVSVDGISAPLVLLAGFVTTLAMFSAWQVDRRPKLFYFLMLVLYSAQVGVFVAQDLLLFFIMWEVELIPVYLLVCIWGGQRRRYAATKFLLYTAAASIFILVAALAMGLYGGGNVTFDIAELAQKEYPLTLQLLLYAGLLIAFGVKLAIFPLHTWLPDAHGEASSPVSMILAGVLLKMGGYGLIRLNLDLLADAHVYFAPVLAILGVVNIIYGALNSFAQTNMKRRLAYSSISHMGFVLIGIASFTDLGINGAMLQMISHGLIASVLFFLAGVTYDRSHTMMMAEMGGIGQAMPKVFALFTMGAMASLALPGMSGFVGELSVFVGIATSDVYTSTFCTVTVFLAAVGVILTPIYLLSMLREVFYGSSAALICDINNADLENQEDEGTACFGTDCLLPTETVYSDARPREVFIAACFLVLIIGIGFYPKVAMQMYDAKTVAVNAHVRQSYTIISQTNPHIYASGFLNPQIPATELTPVLGTLK is encoded by the coding sequence TTGCCGACTTTATTTTCATGTGTTATGCCTTTTGGCAACATTACGATGCCAGTAATGCGAATTTTCAACTGGTAGAAAATTATGTCTGGATGCCTCAATTGGGCTTAAACTGGGCTGTTTCTGTGGATGGTATTTCCGCCCCGTTGGTACTTTTAGCGGGCTTTGTTACCACACTGGCGATGTTCTCAGCTTGGCAAGTTGACCGCAGACCAAAGCTTTTCTATTTTCTCATGCTTGTGTTGTATTCTGCACAGGTTGGGGTATTTGTCGCCCAAGACTTGCTGTTATTTTTCATTATGTGGGAAGTCGAACTAATCCCCGTATATTTACTAGTTTGTATTTGGGGTGGACAACGACGACGCTACGCAGCTACAAAATTTTTACTTTATACCGCAGCAGCTTCTATATTTATCTTGGTAGCAGCCCTAGCAATGGGGCTATATGGCGGCGGAAATGTCACTTTTGATATTGCAGAACTCGCACAGAAAGAATATCCTCTCACCCTGCAACTCCTACTATATGCGGGTTTGTTAATTGCCTTTGGCGTAAAATTGGCGATTTTCCCATTGCATACTTGGCTACCGGATGCTCACGGTGAAGCATCTTCTCCAGTATCCATGATTTTGGCGGGTGTGCTGTTGAAAATGGGCGGTTATGGACTAATTCGCCTGAATCTTGACTTACTTGCCGATGCTCACGTTTACTTTGCGCCGGTTCTGGCTATTCTCGGTGTTGTCAACATTATCTATGGTGCTTTAAATTCCTTCGCTCAAACGAATATGAAACGGCGTTTGGCTTATTCGTCAATTTCCCATATGGGTTTTGTATTAATAGGAATTGCTTCTTTCACCGATTTGGGTATCAACGGTGCAATGTTGCAGATGATATCACATGGTTTAATTGCTTCCGTGTTATTCTTCTTGGCTGGTGTAACTTACGATCGCTCCCACACGATGATGATGGCAGAAATGGGCGGTATTGGTCAAGCCATGCCAAAAGTGTTTGCCCTGTTTACAATGGGGGCTATGGCATCTTTGGCTTTACCGGGAATGAGTGGCTTTGTTGGTGAACTTTCGGTTTTCGTGGGAATAGCAACTAGTGATGTTTACACCTCTACATTCTGCACCGTCACAGTTTTCCTAGCGGCTGTGGGAGTTATCCTCACACCTATTTATCTACTTTCTATGCTGCGTGAAGTATTTTATGGTTCTAGTGCAGCCCTGATTTGCGATATTAACAATGCTGATTTAGAAAATCAGGAAGATGAAGGAACGGCTTGTTTTGGTACAGATTGCCTTTTACCAACGGAAACTGTATATAGTGATGCCAGACCCCGTGAAGTGTTTATTGCTGCCTGTTTTCTGGTGTTGATTATTGGTATTGGTTTCTACCCGAAGGTGGCTATGCAAATGTATGATGCAAAAACTGTAGCTGTCAATGCTCATGTTCGCCAATCTTATACGATTATTTCCCAAACCAATCCTCATATTTATGCGAGTGGATTCTTAAATCCGCAGATTCCAGCGACTGAGTTAACACCTGTTTTGGGAACTTTAAAATAG
- a CDS encoding BolA family protein produces MISPQQVEAMIKAEMPDAQVQVQDLTGGGDHYQVTVVSSQFAGKGLVQQHQLVYSALQEAMSTEAIHALALKTSTP; encoded by the coding sequence ATGATAAGTCCGCAACAGGTAGAGGCAATGATCAAGGCAGAAATGCCAGATGCCCAAGTGCAAGTACAAGACTTGACAGGTGGTGGTGATCACTATCAAGTAACAGTAGTTTCATCGCAGTTTGCAGGTAAGGGACTAGTGCAACAACACCAACTAGTTTATAGCGCATTGCAAGAAGCCATGTCCACAGAAGCGATTCATGCTTTAGCACTTAAAACCTCCACTCCCTAA